One part of the Parasphingorhabdus sp. SCSIO 66989 genome encodes these proteins:
- the infA gene encoding translation initiation factor IF-1 — protein MAKEELLEMRGTVVELLPNAMFRVKLENDHEILGHTAGKMRKNRIRVLVGDEVLVELTPYDLTKGRITYRFK, from the coding sequence ATGGCAAAAGAAGAACTATTGGAAATGCGCGGCACGGTGGTGGAGCTTCTGCCCAATGCCATGTTTCGCGTGAAGCTGGAAAATGATCATGAAATCCTCGGCCATACCGCAGGCAAGATGCGCAAGAACCGCATCCGCGTGCTGGTGGGTGACGAGGTGCTGGTCGAACTTACCCCCTATGACCTGACCAAGGGTCGCATCACCTATCGCTTCAAATAA
- a CDS encoding Maf family protein, whose product MTGPETRQLILASASPRRRDLLARIGVTPTAIIPADIDETPHKGELPARYVARMALEKAQAVAAQSQGSDAQRWILSGDTVVAAGRRILPKTEDETAARDCLKLLSGRRHRVLSAICVHCPDGRQLQRTSETIVRFKRLTTGEIDAYIASDEWRGKAGGYAIQGCAEAFVAWLGGSHSGVIGLPLLETRNALISSGYLS is encoded by the coding sequence ATGACCGGACCGGAAACCCGGCAGCTGATATTGGCATCGGCCAGCCCACGGCGGCGCGATTTGCTGGCGCGCATTGGCGTAACACCTACGGCAATCATTCCCGCTGATATTGATGAAACGCCGCACAAAGGCGAGCTTCCGGCGCGCTATGTCGCGCGCATGGCGCTGGAAAAGGCGCAAGCCGTTGCTGCCCAATCGCAGGGGAGCGACGCGCAGCGCTGGATATTATCTGGAGATACCGTAGTGGCTGCTGGAAGGCGCATCCTACCCAAAACCGAAGATGAAACGGCTGCGCGTGATTGCCTTAAACTGCTCTCCGGTCGCCGCCATCGCGTCCTCTCGGCAATATGCGTGCATTGCCCTGATGGCCGACAGCTGCAGCGCACCAGTGAGACCATTGTCCGCTTCAAGCGCCTGACCACCGGCGAGATCGACGCCTATATCGCCAGCGATGAGTGGCGGGGAAAGGCAGGCGGCTACGCCATACAGGGCTGTGCCGAAGCTTTTGTCGCCTGGCTGGGTGGCAGCCATAGCGGTGTTATCGGTTTACCCTTGCTGGAAACGCGCAATGCGTTAATCTCTTCGGGCTATCTCTCATAG
- a CDS encoding ribonuclease E/G — MSRWLVERGIGETRAALIEDDRLVAARIWRDSLAPHAGQILDATLETANPPQARLSDDSVVALTRVAKETSEGGNLRVRVRRGPIVERSGLHDRFKRARAVPVRSDTAQITDDWPALLGDSHHPAEMAPLSPPPAPDPLAQCGWEELMGEAISGVIAFPQGELLITPTPAMTVIDVDGSGPTPSLACNAAKTIALALHRLDIGGVIAIDFPTLERREDRQRAAEAFDAAMIGPFERTAINGFGLMQVVRKRLGPSLIELSQLRPLETSVLQLLRKAERWEQPGDIVLVVDNAGADMLNRNNVWLEQLSRRTGRSVTMQPDARSREDYHIASIASGLSQQA, encoded by the coding sequence ATGAGCCGCTGGCTGGTCGAGCGGGGCATTGGAGAGACACGCGCCGCGCTGATCGAGGATGACAGACTGGTCGCCGCCAGAATATGGCGCGACAGCCTTGCGCCGCATGCAGGCCAGATCCTTGACGCCACGCTGGAAACCGCCAACCCGCCTCAGGCGAGGTTAAGCGATGACAGTGTGGTTGCGCTGACCAGAGTTGCAAAAGAGACCAGCGAGGGCGGCAATTTGCGGGTGCGCGTCCGTCGAGGCCCAATAGTCGAGCGCAGCGGCTTGCATGATCGTTTCAAACGCGCGCGTGCGGTGCCGGTCAGATCAGATACAGCGCAGATCACGGATGATTGGCCCGCCTTGTTGGGGGATAGCCATCACCCGGCGGAAATGGCTCCTTTGTCACCACCTCCCGCGCCTGATCCGCTGGCCCAATGTGGTTGGGAGGAACTGATGGGCGAGGCAATAAGCGGCGTGATAGCCTTCCCACAGGGTGAATTGCTGATCACGCCGACGCCAGCGATGACGGTCATTGATGTTGACGGTTCCGGTCCAACTCCAAGCCTTGCGTGCAATGCGGCGAAAACAATAGCGCTGGCGCTGCATCGCCTCGATATTGGCGGCGTGATCGCGATTGATTTCCCGACACTGGAACGGCGCGAAGACCGCCAGCGCGCCGCAGAAGCCTTTGACGCGGCGATGATCGGCCCATTTGAGCGCACCGCGATTAACGGCTTCGGCCTGATGCAGGTGGTGCGCAAAAGACTGGGTCCATCGCTGATCGAGCTCAGCCAATTGCGCCCGCTGGAAACCTCAGTGCTACAGCTGTTGCGTAAGGCCGAACGCTGGGAACAGCCGGGCGATATTGTGCTGGTGGTCGATAATGCCGGCGCTGATATGTTGAACAGGAATAATGTCTGGCTGGAGCAGCTTTCCAGACGCACTGGCCGTTCCGTCACCATGCAGCCCGATGCCCGCAGTCGCGAGGATTATCATATCGCCTCCATCGCCAGCGGCTTGAGCCAACAGGCCTGA
- a CDS encoding DNA gyrase inhibitor YacG, translated as MTNTPASPQSAKPRAPKCPLCKKPTVSDYAPFCSRGCRDRDLLDWFGENYRLPGNDSDMPSTEQGGEDGDGFG; from the coding sequence ATGACCAACACCCCAGCCTCGCCGCAAAGCGCGAAGCCGCGTGCGCCCAAATGCCCGTTGTGCAAGAAACCGACCGTCAGCGACTATGCCCCTTTCTGTTCGCGTGGCTGTCGCGATCGTGATCTGCTCGACTGGTTTGGCGAGAATTATCGCCTGCCGGGCAATGACAGCGACATGCCGTCCACAGAGCAGGGCGGCGAAGATGGCGACGGATTCGGGTGA